One genomic region from Biomphalaria glabrata chromosome 7, xgBioGlab47.1, whole genome shotgun sequence encodes:
- the LOC106071411 gene encoding collagen alpha-1(V) chain-like, which produces MNIFNSRQVQSMCINSYLDIFGVQNLGSDPQGPLDPQGPQGPLDPLGPLGPQGPLGPLDPQGPLDRLGPLGPQGPLGPLDPLGPLAPLDPLAPLDPLGPLDPLGPLAPLDPLGPLDPLAPLDPLGPLNPQGPQDPQDPLGPLDTLGPLDPQDPLGPLDTLGPLDPQDPLGPLDPLGPLDTLGPLNLQGPQDPLGPLDPLDPLDTLGPLDPQDPLGPLDTLGPLDPQDPLGPLDPLGPLDPQDPLGPLDPLGPLDTLGPLDPQDPLDTFGPLDPQDPLGPLDPLGPLGPQDPLGPLDTLGPLDPQDPLGPLDPLGQLAPLDPLGPLNPQGPQDPQDPLRPLDTLDPLDPQDPLGPLDTLGPLDPQDPLGPLDPLGPLDTLGPLNPQGPQDPLGPLDPLAPLDTLGPLDPQDPLGPLDTLGPLDPQDPLGPLDPLGPLGPQDPLGPLDTLGPLDPQDPLGPLDTLGPLGPQDPLGPLDTLGPQGPLAPLDPLGPLAPLDPLGQLAPLDPLGPLNPQGPLDPKDPLGPLDTLGPLDPQGPLGAQDPLGPLAPLDPLGPLAPLDPLGPLAPQCPLDPQDPLGPLGPLDPLGPLGPLGPLDPLGPLGPLDPLGPLDPLGPLDPLGPLDPLGPLGPLDPQAPQGPLAPQDPLGPLGCANVSSTSEPTRPAIR; this is translated from the exons ATGAACATCTTCAATAGTAGACAAGTACAGTCTATGTGCATAAATAGCTATTTGGATATTTTTGGTGTACAGAATCTAGGAAGTG ATCCACAAGGTCCACTAGATCCACAAGGTCCACAAGGTCCACTAGATCCTCTAGGTCCACTAGGTCCACAAGGTCCACTAGGTCCACTAGATCCACAAGGTCCACTAGATCGTTTAGGTCCACTAGGTCCACAAGGTCCACTAGGTCCATTAGATCCACTAGGTCCACTAGCTCCATTAGATCCACTAGCTCCATTAGATCCACTAGGTCCATTAGATCCACTAGGTCCACTAGCTCCATTAGATCCACTAGGTCCATTAGATCCACTAGCTCCATTAGATCCACTAGGTCCACTAAATCCACAAGGTCCACAAGATCCACAAGATCCACTAGGTCCATTAGATACACTAGGCCCACTAGATCCACAAGATCCACTAGGTCCATTAGATACACTAGGCCCACTAGATCCACAAGATCCACTAGGTCCATTAGATCCACTAGGTCCATTAGATACACTAGGCCCACTAAATCTACAAGGTCCACAAGATCCACTAGGTCCATTAGATCCACTAGATCCATTAGATACACTAGGCCCACTAGATCCACAAGATCCACTAGGTCCATTAGATACACTAGGCCCACTAGATCCACAAGATCCACTAGGTCCATTAGATCCACTAGGTCCACTAGATCCACAAGATCCACTAGGTCCATTAGATCCACTAGGTCCATTAGATACACTAGGCCCACTAGATCCACAAGATCCATTAGATACATTTGGCCCACTAGATCCACAAGATCCACTAGGTCCATTAGATCCACTAGGTCCACTAGGTCCACAAGATCCACTAGGTCCATTAGATACACTAGGCCCACTAGATCCACAAGATCCACTAGGTCCATTAGATCCACTAGGTCAACTAGCTCCATTAGATCCACTAGGTCCACTAAATCCACAAGGTCCACAAGATCCACAAGATCCATTACGTCCATTAGATACACTAGACCCACTAGATCCACAAGATCCACTAGGTCCATTAGATACACTAGGCCCACTAGATCCACAAGATCCACTAGGTCCATTAGATCCACTAGGTCCATTAGATACACTAGGCCCACTAAATCCACAAGGTCCACAAGATCCACTAGGTCCATTAGATCCACTAGCTCCATTAGATACACTAGGCCCACTAGATCCACAAGATCCACTAGGTCCATTAGATACACTAGGCCCACTAGATCCACAAGATCCACTAGGTCCATTAGATCCACTAGGTCCACTAGGTCCACAAGATCCACTAGGTCCATTAGATACACTAGGCCCACTAGATCCACAAGATCCACTAGGTCCATTAGATACACTAGGTCCACTAGGTCCACAAGATCCACTAGGTCCATTAGATACACTAGGTCCACAAGGTCCACTAGCTCCATTAGATCCACTAGGTCCACTAGCTCCATTAGATCCACTAGGTCAACTAGCTCCATTAGATCCACTAGGTCCACTAAATCCACAAGGTCCACTAGATCCAAAAGATCCACTAGGTCCATTAGATACACTAGGCCCACTAGATCCACAAGGTCCACTAGGTGCACAAGATCCACTAGGTCCACTAGCTCCATTAGATCCACTAGGTCCACTAGCTCCATTAGATCCACTAGGTCCACTAGCTCCACAATGTCCACTAGATCCACAAGATCCACTAGGTCCACTAGGTCCATTAGATCCACTAGGTCCACTAGGTCCACTAGGTCCATTAGATCCACTGGGTCCACTAGGTCCATTAGATCCACTAGGTCCATTAGATCCACTAGGTCCACTAGATCCACTAGGTCCACTAGATCCACTAGGTCCACTAGGTCCACTAGATCCACAAGCTCCACAAGGTCCACTAGCTCCACAAGATCCACTAGGTCCGCTAGGTTGTGCTAACGTATCAAGCACGAGTGAGCCGACACGTCCAGCTATTAGATGA